A single region of the Kwoniella botswanensis chromosome 1, complete sequence genome encodes:
- a CDS encoding glycerol kinase, giving the protein MSRQPNVDLQMSSMKNPSPLGGGFGSSGGPGSFTPVFETSPQVSPANSRRPSISAAAGSIQTPVPRRLSEVASGRPSFSQQAPPPMSHQVSYFSGGGGPPPTTGGSVVQGGGGGYSGGASLSRRASTASHMSSGPRPIQRADYSGPNTPSLLSRAGSPTLPLGNEHTTAPRAYFEGAGGFSGLDGNRELRQGQFIGSLDCGTTSTRFIIFDKRAKIIAEHQTEFEQILPHAGWHEHDPEALVDAMTECINKAVEKLEWMGWSRKSIKGIGITNQRETTVCWSRTTGKPLCNAIVWDDSRTLGVVREYEKKLEEEGLDIDDEEEDLKGVPEDVEIGTGGEDAAFGEKGDVVVENADGQVESKGDGLAEKVGAKLENLGLAQKDKEAKKGQANGNADVHVHKKRKGKEGIVDVTGIPLSTYFSAIKLRWMLDHQKQVHEAHENDDLMFGTVDTWLVYALTGREQGGLHIMDVTNASRTLLISLKTLQWHPPLLRFFGIRPSVLPKIVSSSEIYGTISESIGTPLTTVPIAGIVGDQQAALVGNKCLRKGEAKCTYGTGAFVLFNTGEECVRSNYGLISTVAFQAGPDAKPVYALEGSIAVAGSAIKWLRDQMNLIEESSDMDILAGSVADTGGVYFVTAFSGLLAPYWDREASGTIIGLTSYTTSAHIARATLEAVCFQTRAVLDVIEKESQTTLETLKVDGGVTNSDLAMQLQANIGGFNVARPAMRESTALGSALLAANALKLFGWDLSRPETLADVNTAGVHVFEPELEEKDRKKAIKGWERAVSRASKWHEEGDEEEEEERYEEQRGLSRLPSRQH; this is encoded by the exons ATGTCAAGACAACCTAATGTAGATTTACAGATGTCTTCTATGAAGAATCCATCGCCTTTGGGGGGAGGTTTCGGCTCGAGTGGTGGTCCAGGAAGTTTCACGCCCGTATTCGAAACTTCACCTCAAGTTTCTCCAGCCAACTCCCGAAGACCCTCTATCTCAGCTGCAGCAGGAAGTATTCAAACACCGGTCCCAAGGAGATTATCAGAAGTAGCTTCAGGTAGACCATCTTTCTCCCAACAAGCACCTCCACCGATGAGCCATCAGGTGTCGTACTTTTCTGGAGGTGGTGGCCCCCCTCCAACCACTGGTGGAAGTGTTGTTCaaggcggtggtggtggatactCTGGTGGAGCATCGTTATCAAGAAGAGCATCGACTGCCTCTCACATGTCATCTGGACCTCGACCAATCCAAAGAGCCGACTATTCCGGTCCCAACACTccttccctcctttcccGAGCGGGTTCACCGACTCTTCCACTAGGTAACGAACATACCACCGCTCCCCGAGCTTACTTtgaaggtgcaggtggtTTTAGTGGATTGGACGGTAATAGAGAGTTGAGACAAGGTCAATTTATAGGTTCTTTAGATTGTGGTACAAC TTCAACccgattcatcatctttgataaAAGAGCCAAGATTATCGCAGAACACCAAACTGAATTTGAACAAATCTTGCCTCATGCGGGATGGCACGAACATGATCCTGAAGCCCTCGTTGATGCTATGACGGAATGTATCAACAAAGCCGTTGAGAAGTTGGAATGGATGGGTTGGTCAAGAAAGAGTATAAAGGGTATTG GTATCACCAATCAAAGAGAAACAACCGTCTGTTGGTCCCGAACTACCGGTAAACCATTATGTAATGCTATTGTATGGGATGACTCTCGAACCCTAGGTGTAGTCAGAGAATACGAAAagaagctggaagaagagggacTAGACAtagatgacgaggaagaggatcTTAAAGGTGTACCTGAAGATGTAGAGATTGGtacaggaggtgaagatgctgcCTTTGGCGAGAAAGGTGATGTAGTTGTAGAGAATGCAGATGGACAAGTCGAGAGTAAAGGTGATGGTTTAGCTGAGAAAGTCGGTGCGAAATTAGAGAATCTAGGCTTAGCTCAGAAGGACaaagaagctaagaaaggtCAAGCTAATGGCAATGCCGATGTTCATGTGCataagaaaagaaagggtAAAGAAGGTATCGTCGATGT CACCGGTATCCCCCTCTCTACCTATTTCTCAGCTATCAAGCTTCGATGGATGTTAGATCACCAGAAACAAGTCCACGAAGCTCACGAGAACGATGATCTAATGTTCGGTACTGTGGATACGTGGCTCGTATAT GCACTTACTGGTAGAGAACAAGGTGGTCTTCATATCATGGACGTTACCAACGCTTCTCGAACCCTGTTGATCTCCTTGAAGACCTTACAATGGCATCCACCGTTATTACGATTCTTCGGTATTCGACCATCGGTCTTACCCAAGATTGTTTCTTCCTCAGAGATTTACGGTACAATATCCGAATCGATCGGTACTCCACTCACAACAGTACCTATAGCAGGTATAGTAGGAGATCAACAGGCCGCATTGGTAGGAAACAAATGTTTGAGGAAAGGTGAAGCGAAATGTACTTATGGTACTGGTGCTTTCGTCCTATTCAATACTGGCGAAGAATGCGTTAGATCAAATTACGGATTAATCTCTACTGTCGCTTTCCAAGCTGGTCCAGATGCTAAACCGGTTTATGCTTTGGAAGGTTCAATTGCCGTGGCAGGATCTGCTATCAAATG GCTCAGAGATCAGATGAACTTGATTGAAGAATCGTCCGATATGGATATCCTCGCTGGATCAGTGGCTGACACAGGTGGTGTCTACTTTGTGACTGCTTTCAGTGGTCTGCTTGCACC ATACTGGGATAGAGAAGCTTCGGGAACAATCATCGGTTTGACCTCGTACACCACTTCAGCCCATATCGCCAGAGCGACATTGGAAGCTGTATGTTTCCAGACTAGAGCTGTATTGGATGTCATCGAAAAAGAAAGTCAAACTACTTTGGAAACCCTGAaagttgatggtggtgttACCAATTCGGATTTGGCAATGCAATTACAAGCCAAC ATTGGTGGTTTCAACGTCGCTCGACCAGCTATGAGAGAATCCACTGCCCTCGGTTCAGCATTATTAGCAGCCAACGCCTTAAAACTGTTCGGCTGGGACTTATCTCGACCTGAGACACTCGCCGATGTCAATACTGCCGGTGTGCATGTGTTCGAACCTGAGCTAGAGgagaaagatcgaaagaaAGCTATCAAGGGATGGGAGAGGGCTGTGAGCCGAGCGAGCAAGTGGCacgaggaaggtgatgaggaagaggaagaggagaggtaTGAAGAGCAAAGAGGATTGAGTAGATTGCCTTCTAGACAACATTAG
- a CDS encoding centromere/microtubule-binding protein cbf5, with amino-acid sequence MASLTNGQVTELQQKEDYAIKSEAVTPKLDTSQWPLLLKNYDKLLVRSSHFTPIPTGVSPLKRDLQTYVKSGVINLDKPSNPSSHEVVAWLKRILRVEKTGHSGTLDPKVTGCLIVCIDRATRLVKSQQGAGKEYVCVVRFHDKVPEGEKAVARALETLTGALFQRPPLISAVKRQLRVRTIYESKLVEYDDKRNMGVFWVSCEAGTYIRTLCVHLGLLLGVGAHMQELRRVRSGITGENDDIVSMHDVLDAQWLYDNTRDESYLRRVIRPLESLLTNFKRIVVKDSAVNAVCYGAKLMIPGLLRYESDIEVNEEVVLMTTKGEAIAIGIAMMSTVDLASCDHGVVAKVKRCIMNRDLYPRRWGLGPKAQEKKKMIKTGKLDKYGKSIEGVTPQDWNKEYVDYNAAQTEEGGLVPTQPPAAATITPIEVDEKDTEKKRKRDTESEVAATPSKGDGEKEKKKKKVKTEDGIEREETAEERAARKAAKKEKKEKKASA; translated from the exons ATGGCTTCGTTAACGAATGGACAAGTGACGGAGTTGCAACAGAAGGAAGATTATGCTATCAAGAGTGAAGCTGTTACGCCCAAGCTTG ATACCTCTCAATGGCCTCTTTTGTTGAAGAATTACGATAAATTATTAGTTAGATCTTCCCACTTCACCCCCATCCCTACT GGTGTCTCCCCTCTCAAGCGAGATCTCCAAACCTACGTCAAATCAGGAGTCATCAACCTTGACAAACCCTCCAACCCATCCTCTCACGAAGTCGTAGCATGGCTCAAACGTATCCTCCGAGTTGAGAAAACCGGTCATTCCGGTACACTAGATCCAAAGGTAACAGGATGTTTGATCGTCTGTATCGATCGAGCTACACGTCTAGTCAAATCCCAACAAGGTGCAGGAAAAGAGTATGTCTGTGTAGTCCGATTCCACGATAAAGTTCCAGAGGGTGAAAAGGCCGTTGCGAGAGCTTTGGAAACTCTTACGGGAGCTTTGTTCCAACGTCCACCTTTGATTTCAGCCGTCAAAAGACAACTCAGAGTGAGGACGATTTACGAATCGAAATTGGTAGAATATGACGATAAGAGGAATATGGGCGTTTTCTGGGTATCTTGCGAAGCTGGTACCTATATCAGAACCTTGTGTGTTCATTTGGGGTTATTGTTGGGAGTTGGAGCACACATGCAGGAACTTAGAAGAGTAAGATCGGGTATCACGggtgaaaatgatgatatcgtttCGATGCATGACGTGTTGGATGCTCAGTGGTTATACGATAATACcagagatg AATCATACCTTCGAAGAGTCATCCGACCTCTCGAATCGCTCTTAACCAACTTCAAGCGAATTGTCGTCAAGGACTCAGCAGTCAATGCTGTCTGTTACGGTGCCAAATTGATGATTCCCGGTTTACTACGATACGAATCTGACATAGAAGTAAACGAGGAGGTTGTACTCATGACCACCAAAGGAGAAGCCATCGCCATCGGAATAGCTATGATGTCTACTGTCGATTTGGCCTCGTGCGATCACGGTGTGGTAGCCAAGGTGAAAAGATGTATAATGAACAGAGATTTGTATCCTCGACGATGGGGTTTGGGACCAAAAGCtcaagaaaagaaaaagatgatcaagactGGTAAATTGGATAAATACGGTAAATCAATTGAAGGTGTTACACCTCAAGATTGGAACAAGGAGTATGTAGATTACAATGCCGCTCAAACGGAGGAAGGAGGTTTGGTACCTACTCAACCACCAGCGGCTGCGACGATAACCCCTATAGAAgtcgatgagaaggataccgagaagaagagaaagagggatacTGAGAGTGAAGTTGCTGCTACTCCTTCAAAGggtgatggagagaaggaaaag aaaaagaagaaggtaaagactgaagatggtatagaGCGAGAGGAGACCGCCGAAGAGCGCGCAGCAAGAAAAGCAgccaagaaggagaagaaggagaagaaagcttcTGCTTAG
- a CDS encoding 40S ribosomal protein S17-A has product MGRVRTKTVKRASRVLIEKYYPRLTLDFHTNKRLLDEVASVPSKRLRNKVAGFTTHLMKRIQKGPVRGISFKLQEEERERKDQYVPDVSALAANADSPLEVDNETKDLLKSLGFDDLNVNVVNVSANAPRERKTRFVPGSGRA; this is encoded by the exons ATG GGTCGAGTTAGAACTAAGACTGTCAAGCGAGCTTCTAGAGTTCTCATCGAGAAGTACTACCCTAGACTCACTCTCGATTTCCA CACCAACAAAAGACTCCTCGATGAGGTAGCTTCCGTCCCTTCTAAACGACTCCGAAACAAGGTTGCCGGAT TCACCACCcacttgatgaagagaatcCAAAAGGGTCCTGTAAGAGGTATCTCCTTCAAGttgcaagaggaagagagagaacgaAAGGATCA ATACGTACCCGATGTCTCTGCCCTTGCCGCCAACGccgactcacctctcgaAGTAGACAACGAGACCAAAGACCTCCTCAAATCATTAGGTTTCGACGATCTCAACGTCAACGTCGTCAACGTCTCTGCCAACGCCccaagagagagaaagaccCGATTCGTCCCTGGTTCAGGCCGAGCTTAA